In Pectobacterium aroidearum, the following are encoded in one genomic region:
- a CDS encoding oxidoreductase: MSDYPTIALIGPGAIGTTIAAALHEVGRTPLLCGRTAHSKLLLRHDGGEIVVPGPVLSDPTAIDHPFSLVFVAVKTTQNVDSAGWLSALCDENTVVCALQNGVEQKAQLEPWVNGATVLPSVVWFPAQREPDASVWLRDKPRLTLPDVPQAKWVTDALSGTRCAVELSADFLSVAWRKLLQNAVAGLMVLANRRAGMFSREDINALALAYLRECLAVARAEGAVLDDGVAQEIVDNFQRAPADLGTSILADRQANRPMEWDIRNGVIQRYGHAHGIPVPISDVLVPLLAAGSEGPG; the protein is encoded by the coding sequence ATGTCTGACTATCCGACTATTGCGCTGATTGGGCCCGGTGCGATTGGTACGACCATCGCTGCGGCACTGCATGAAGTGGGCCGCACGCCGCTACTTTGCGGGCGAACCGCACATTCAAAGTTACTTTTGCGTCACGATGGGGGCGAAATTGTTGTACCCGGTCCGGTGTTAAGCGATCCGACGGCGATCGACCATCCTTTCAGTCTGGTTTTTGTCGCGGTGAAAACTACCCAAAACGTCGACAGCGCCGGGTGGCTGAGTGCGTTATGCGATGAAAATACGGTGGTCTGCGCTCTGCAAAACGGCGTCGAACAGAAAGCCCAGCTTGAACCCTGGGTCAATGGAGCAACGGTGTTGCCTTCAGTGGTCTGGTTTCCGGCTCAGCGCGAGCCGGATGCTTCAGTCTGGCTGCGCGACAAACCGCGTCTGACGCTGCCGGATGTCCCACAGGCAAAATGGGTGACTGATGCACTGAGCGGTACGCGCTGCGCGGTTGAGTTGTCTGCGGATTTTTTATCCGTCGCATGGCGCAAACTGCTGCAAAATGCGGTCGCAGGCCTGATGGTGCTAGCGAATCGCCGCGCCGGAATGTTTTCTCGTGAGGATATCAACGCGCTGGCTCTGGCGTATCTGCGCGAGTGCCTTGCTGTTGCCCGTGCCGAGGGGGCTGTGCTGGACGATGGGGTTGCGCAGGAAATCGTGGATAATTTTCAGCGTGCACCTGCCGATTTAGGCACGTCTATTCTCGCTGACCGTCAGGCCAATCGCCCGATGGAATGGGATATCCGCAACGGCGTGATACAGCGCTACGGCCACGCTCACGGCATTCCCGTTCCTATCAGTGATGTGTTGGTTCCCCTGCTGGCGGCCGGCAGTGAAGGGCCGGGTTAA
- a CDS encoding low specificity L-threonine aldolase: protein MNKYSVNLAPLKQPIAFTSDNIAGASSEVLEALIACNTGHANPYGNDEYTHRVEQKFSALFERDVSIFLVPTGTTANSLCLATMTPPWGSVLCHPLAHINNDECGAPEFYTDGAKMHTVDGPDAKIDPIKLSIAVRNKVGDVHTVQPSVVSITQATEVGSIYTQTEIEEIGEVCRSANVRLHMDGSRLANAFVSMNCSLADMTWRAGVDALSFGATKNGVPCAEAVVLFDPKLKTELAYRRKRAGHLFSKMRFLSAQMDAYLTNDLWLRNARHANAMAKRLVDGLQHVKGVQIMGTNEANIVFCTLPVALSKALLEAGFVFYDGRWEPGVVRFVTSFATTADEVDQLIAYATALSA from the coding sequence GTGAACAAGTACAGTGTCAATCTCGCACCGTTAAAACAGCCTATTGCTTTTACCAGCGACAACATTGCAGGTGCCTCATCTGAAGTTCTCGAGGCGCTTATTGCCTGTAATACCGGCCATGCAAACCCCTACGGCAATGATGAGTATACCCATCGGGTCGAACAGAAATTTTCAGCGCTTTTCGAACGTGATGTCAGCATTTTTCTGGTTCCAACTGGCACCACCGCTAATTCACTGTGCCTGGCGACGATGACCCCTCCGTGGGGAAGTGTTCTCTGTCATCCTCTTGCACATATTAATAATGACGAATGTGGTGCTCCAGAGTTCTACACGGACGGAGCAAAAATGCACACGGTTGATGGCCCTGACGCAAAAATTGATCCAATAAAACTAAGCATTGCTGTCAGAAATAAGGTGGGAGATGTGCATACCGTCCAGCCTTCCGTAGTCAGCATAACCCAGGCGACAGAAGTGGGTAGCATCTATACCCAGACCGAGATAGAGGAAATCGGAGAAGTCTGTCGCTCAGCGAACGTACGTCTTCATATGGATGGTTCTCGACTGGCAAACGCATTTGTCTCGATGAATTGTTCTCTCGCGGATATGACCTGGCGTGCCGGTGTCGATGCTCTCTCATTTGGCGCAACAAAAAATGGGGTTCCGTGCGCAGAAGCTGTTGTGCTGTTTGATCCGAAATTAAAGACTGAGCTGGCATATCGCCGAAAACGTGCGGGCCACCTGTTCTCAAAGATGCGTTTCCTGTCTGCACAGATGGATGCCTATCTGACTAACGATCTGTGGCTGCGTAATGCCCGCCATGCCAACGCGATGGCAAAACGTCTTGTCGACGGACTCCAGCATGTTAAAGGCGTACAAATCATGGGAACGAATGAAGCCAATATCGTTTTCTGTACGCTTCCTGTTGCGCTCAGCAAAGCTTTACTGGAAGCCGGTTTTGTCTTTTACGACGGCCGCTGGGAACCAGGCGTGGTTCGGTTTGTAACATCCTTTGCCACCACGGCTGATGAAGTTGATCAGCTAATAGCCTACGCAACAGCTTTGTCAGCTTAG
- a CDS encoding alkene reductase, which produces MKTLFKPAKLGDLDLRNRIVLPPLTRCRSSQPGNVPNDMMATYYRQRATAGFMVTEGSQIEPRGQGYAWTPGIHSEEQVEGWRKVTNAVHEEGGIIFCQLWHVGRVSHTSLQPGNQAPVAPSAIPATNVRVFIETGPGEGELTSPSVPRELSTVEVKELVELYREAAKNAMRAGFDGVELHSANGYLLNQFISEHTNHRTDEYGGSLTNRLRFLKEVTEAVVSVFGAKRVGVRFAPLFETTQEDRTYLGIVESDPHDTYIQAAEMLNEIGIAYLSIAEADWENCPEMPVSFRQGLRDVFSGIIMYAGKYTSEKARKILGEGYGDIFGFGRTFIANPDLPERILNGCALNQVDDSTLYGGDERGYTDYPEYA; this is translated from the coding sequence ATGAAAACGCTCTTTAAACCAGCAAAACTCGGTGATCTTGATCTCCGTAATCGTATCGTATTGCCGCCGCTCACACGGTGCAGAAGTTCTCAGCCCGGCAATGTGCCCAATGACATGATGGCGACGTATTATCGCCAGCGTGCGACTGCGGGCTTTATGGTTACTGAAGGCTCCCAGATTGAGCCGCGTGGGCAGGGCTACGCCTGGACTCCAGGAATACACAGCGAAGAACAGGTGGAAGGTTGGCGTAAGGTCACAAATGCAGTTCATGAAGAAGGTGGCATAATTTTTTGTCAGCTCTGGCATGTTGGTCGCGTATCGCATACCAGTTTACAACCAGGAAATCAGGCTCCTGTGGCACCTTCGGCTATTCCTGCAACCAACGTCAGAGTGTTTATCGAAACTGGTCCGGGTGAAGGTGAGCTAACCTCGCCCAGCGTACCGCGAGAACTGTCTACAGTAGAAGTTAAAGAGCTGGTAGAGCTGTATCGTGAAGCAGCGAAGAATGCGATGCGTGCTGGGTTTGATGGTGTTGAGCTACATTCAGCTAACGGTTATCTGTTAAATCAGTTTATTTCGGAACATACCAACCATCGTACTGATGAATATGGCGGCTCTTTAACGAATCGTCTGCGCTTCCTGAAAGAAGTGACAGAAGCTGTCGTTTCAGTATTTGGTGCAAAACGTGTGGGTGTGCGCTTCGCGCCTTTATTCGAAACCACTCAAGAAGATCGCACCTATCTCGGCATTGTTGAATCTGATCCGCATGACACTTACATTCAGGCGGCAGAAATGCTTAATGAAATAGGTATTGCCTACTTGTCGATTGCTGAAGCTGACTGGGAAAATTGCCCGGAAATGCCAGTTTCATTCCGTCAGGGATTACGTGATGTCTTCTCAGGAATAATCATGTACGCAGGTAAATATACCTCAGAAAAGGCGAGAAAAATTCTTGGTGAAGGATATGGTGATATTTTTGGGTTCGGACGTACGTTCATTGCCAATCCAGATTTGCCTGAACGCATTCTTAATGGATGTGCATTAAATCAGGTTGATGACTCCACTTTGTATGGCGGTGATGAGCGTGGATATACAGACTATCCTGAGTATGCGTAA
- the eamB gene encoding cysteine/O-acetylserine transporter: MTSTIIAGFLTYTLITALTPGPNNILALSSVNQYGFRRSLRVLAGMCAGFLIIMLLCAVFTFTLISILPSLTGWLTWAGAAYILWLAWRIANSNPTSSSGEEKPLSFWVSFWLQFANVKIILYGITALSTFVLPHTHDMHKVMAVSLLLAFIGCFGNFVWALAGHLFQSIFQRHGRVVNLILSALLVYCAIRMFI; encoded by the coding sequence GTGACATCAACGATTATCGCAGGGTTTTTGACTTATACGCTTATTACTGCATTGACACCAGGACCTAACAATATCCTCGCGTTAAGCTCGGTTAATCAATATGGCTTCCGGCGTAGCCTTAGGGTGCTTGCAGGTATGTGTGCAGGTTTTCTTATTATTATGCTGCTGTGTGCGGTATTCACTTTCACACTTATCAGCATACTGCCGTCTTTGACTGGCTGGCTTACTTGGGCAGGTGCCGCCTATATACTTTGGTTAGCGTGGCGTATTGCTAACAGTAATCCTACATCCTCATCTGGTGAAGAAAAACCGCTTAGTTTTTGGGTTAGCTTTTGGCTCCAGTTCGCTAATGTCAAAATAATTCTTTATGGCATTACGGCTCTTTCTACGTTTGTTCTTCCGCATACGCATGATATGCATAAGGTAATGGCTGTCAGCCTTCTTTTAGCCTTTATTGGTTGTTTCGGTAATTTCGTGTGGGCTTTGGCTGGTCATTTATTCCAGTCTATTTTCCAGCGCCATGGACGCGTAGTTAATCTTATTTTATCTGCGTTATTAGTCTATTGTGCGATAAGAATGTTTATCTGA
- a CDS encoding MDR family oxidoreductase — MFKGILIEKNADGVLSVGIRSLSESQLPEGNVTVRVACSTLNYKDALAITGESPVVRQFPMVPGIDFVGIVDSSSDPSFKTGDKVILNGWGVGEKHWGGLAEIARVKGDWLIPLPNKFSARQAMGIGTAGYTAMLCVMALEQQGVKPGKGEVLVTGASGGVGSIAVAILTSLGYEVAAATGRLEEADFLHSLGAKKIIDRKTLSEPGRPLAKEQWQAAIDVAGGHTLANVCASMQYRGVVAACGLAAGMAFPASVAPFILRGVKLIGVDSVMVPKEERIEAWQRLERDLDMDKLESLICDISLEEALEVAPTLLAGRVRGRVVVPLTASGE; from the coding sequence ATGTTTAAGGGTATTTTGATCGAAAAAAATGCGGATGGCGTTTTGTCTGTTGGCATAAGATCTCTTTCTGAGTCCCAACTGCCTGAAGGTAACGTTACCGTCCGGGTAGCCTGCTCAACACTCAACTATAAAGACGCGTTAGCCATCACCGGAGAATCACCCGTTGTTCGACAGTTTCCAATGGTGCCAGGAATCGATTTCGTCGGTATTGTCGATAGCTCATCAGATCCGTCTTTCAAGACTGGCGACAAAGTTATCCTTAATGGCTGGGGCGTTGGAGAAAAACACTGGGGTGGGCTGGCGGAAATAGCTCGCGTAAAGGGGGACTGGCTCATCCCGCTACCTAACAAATTTTCTGCACGTCAGGCTATGGGGATAGGGACCGCTGGTTATACAGCAATGCTGTGTGTCATGGCACTTGAGCAGCAGGGTGTTAAACCCGGTAAGGGCGAGGTGCTGGTCACCGGCGCGTCAGGAGGTGTGGGCAGTATCGCTGTTGCGATCCTCACCAGTCTGGGATATGAAGTTGCAGCTGCCACAGGGCGGTTAGAGGAAGCAGATTTCCTTCACTCACTGGGTGCGAAGAAAATTATCGATCGTAAAACCCTGAGCGAACCGGGTCGGCCACTCGCCAAAGAGCAATGGCAGGCCGCAATTGATGTTGCAGGAGGGCATACCCTCGCCAATGTATGTGCGTCAATGCAATATCGGGGAGTAGTTGCTGCATGTGGTCTTGCTGCTGGCATGGCATTCCCGGCCTCTGTTGCCCCTTTCATTCTTCGCGGCGTGAAACTCATTGGCGTGGACAGTGTGATGGTTCCTAAGGAAGAGAGGATAGAAGCCTGGCAGCGTCTTGAAAGAGATCTGGATATGGACAAACTGGAATCTCTCATCTGCGATATCTCCCTGGAAGAAGCTCTCGAGGTTGCGCCTACACTTCTTGCTGGTCGTGTCCGTGGCCGGGTCGTCGTGCCATTGACTGCATCTGGAGAATAA
- a CDS encoding YmjA family protein, protein MNNEIPLKFYDITDEYATESEKPVSESERDALARYFQLLLTRLMNNEEISEDAQKEMASEAGIDELRIDEIATFLNQWGNE, encoded by the coding sequence ATGAATAATGAAATACCACTTAAATTTTATGACATTACGGATGAGTATGCGACGGAGTCTGAAAAGCCTGTGAGCGAGTCGGAACGCGACGCTCTGGCGCGCTACTTCCAACTGTTGCTCACCCGCTTAATGAATAATGAAGAAATCAGCGAAGATGCGCAGAAAGAGATGGCCAGTGAGGCCGGTATCGACGAGCTTCGTATTGATGAGATAGCGACGTTTCTGAATCAATGGGGTAATGAGTAG
- a CDS encoding gamma-glutamylcyclotransferase family protein — protein MERLFVYGTLRPGHANAYILENIGGEWVPGYVTGTFYESGWGAATGFPGLILDEQGAHVGGYLFLSNNLEAHWTMLDEFEEGYDRVEVVVTTAEGQQVTAWVYQLQPQQGQ, from the coding sequence ATGGAACGCTTGTTTGTCTACGGTACGCTGCGTCCGGGTCACGCTAATGCCTATATTTTGGAAAACATCGGCGGAGAATGGGTGCCGGGTTACGTAACAGGTACGTTTTATGAGAGTGGCTGGGGCGCTGCCACGGGCTTCCCAGGGCTTATATTGGATGAGCAAGGCGCGCACGTCGGCGGTTATCTGTTTTTGTCCAACAACCTTGAAGCGCACTGGACCATGCTGGATGAATTTGAAGAGGGATACGATCGCGTTGAAGTTGTGGTTACCACAGCGGAAGGCCAACAGGTTACTGCGTGGGTTTATCAGCTACAGCCACAACAAGGTCAGTAG
- the tyrS gene encoding tyrosine--tRNA ligase, whose protein sequence is MKTNNNIDVLASNIAIMEPSNGLEKKLELAAKENRKLVIKLGFDPTAPDLHLGHAVVLRKLKQFQDAGHDIVIIIGDFTAAIGDPTGRNKLRPPLSEKQITLNSQTYLDQLGRIIDTSRIQVRRNSEWFRKMPFSEIIGLVSRVTLAQMMQRDDFKNRYAASSPIHLHELLYPILQGYDSVMINADIELGGTDQLFNNMVGRMLQESFGSEGQAVMTMPLLEGLDGKDKMSKSKGNYIALTDSPEDIYGKIMSLPDHLIISYLTLASNASEEDIIEAREQMERGKNPILLKKDLAHQIVGIYHDVEAADAAGKHFERVFQQHNPTEEDHLPLIVDGDVRLTLIDFCSQALAEMSRSELRRLIRSGAVRINTHKEIDELAMISPEPGMLLWLGKHHRFIVK, encoded by the coding sequence ATGAAAACTAATAATAATATTGACGTCTTGGCTTCAAACATTGCCATCATGGAACCCTCTAATGGGCTTGAAAAGAAGCTTGAGTTAGCTGCAAAAGAGAACCGCAAGCTTGTCATTAAGCTTGGGTTCGACCCCACGGCACCCGATCTTCATCTCGGGCATGCTGTTGTATTACGTAAATTAAAGCAATTTCAGGATGCCGGTCACGATATCGTCATTATCATCGGCGACTTTACTGCCGCTATTGGCGATCCGACAGGCCGCAACAAGCTGCGTCCTCCATTAAGTGAAAAACAAATCACTCTTAATAGTCAGACCTATCTCGATCAACTCGGCCGAATTATTGATACGTCGCGTATACAGGTACGTCGCAACTCGGAATGGTTTAGAAAAATGCCTTTTTCTGAAATTATTGGGCTTGTGTCCCGCGTCACGTTAGCACAAATGATGCAGCGTGATGATTTCAAAAATCGGTATGCCGCATCTTCGCCTATACATCTGCATGAGCTTTTGTATCCGATCCTCCAAGGCTATGACTCCGTGATGATCAACGCGGACATTGAGCTTGGTGGTACGGATCAACTCTTTAATAACATGGTAGGACGAATGCTACAGGAGTCTTTCGGAAGTGAAGGGCAGGCGGTCATGACTATGCCTCTGCTGGAGGGATTGGATGGCAAAGATAAGATGAGTAAATCGAAAGGGAACTATATTGCATTAACGGACAGCCCAGAGGATATTTATGGGAAAATCATGTCGTTACCCGATCATCTTATTATCAGTTACCTGACCCTGGCCAGCAATGCGTCAGAAGAAGATATCATCGAGGCCAGAGAACAGATGGAACGGGGAAAGAATCCCATTCTTCTTAAAAAGGATCTGGCTCATCAGATCGTGGGTATCTACCATGATGTCGAAGCAGCAGACGCTGCTGGCAAACATTTTGAGCGGGTATTTCAGCAACACAACCCCACCGAAGAGGACCATCTTCCGCTTATCGTTGACGGGGATGTGCGGCTGACACTGATTGATTTCTGTAGTCAGGCTCTTGCTGAAATGAGCCGCTCTGAGTTGCGGAGGCTGATTCGCTCGGGCGCAGTAAGGATCAATACGCATAAAGAGATTGATGAACTGGCAATGATTAGCCCAGAACCGGGCATGCTGCTCTGGCTGGGTAAACATCATCGTTTCATCGTCAAATAG
- a CDS encoding LysR family transcriptional regulator codes for MDLRRFVTFKTVVEEGAFSKAAQKLCCTQSTITFHIQQLEHELSVQLFEKLGRRMILTPAGKKLLPQVYELTRVLENIRQMAQHETDLSGDLRVAVGETLLAYKMPEVLQRFRVKAPKVRLFLQSMNCYAIRDALLSDEADLGIFYRVGNDDALHMENFGDQPLVLVASPLFDTYDFTRSGQHIPTSFIINEPECIFRQIFESNLRERRITLENTVELWSIESIKKCAASNLGITFLPRFAVEHELQSGVLKELPFSDSPITINALCAYHIDRTVSPAMKVFLECMQECLA; via the coding sequence ATGGATTTACGCCGCTTCGTTACATTCAAAACCGTGGTAGAAGAAGGTGCTTTCTCCAAAGCAGCCCAGAAGCTCTGCTGTACACAATCCACGATTACTTTTCATATCCAGCAGTTAGAGCATGAGCTATCAGTGCAGCTTTTTGAGAAGCTCGGTCGTCGGATGATTTTGACGCCTGCGGGAAAGAAACTCCTTCCTCAGGTATATGAACTCACTCGGGTATTAGAAAATATTCGCCAAATGGCGCAACATGAAACTGATCTTTCTGGTGATCTTCGGGTAGCGGTAGGAGAAACGCTGTTAGCATATAAAATGCCGGAAGTGCTTCAACGGTTTAGAGTAAAAGCACCCAAGGTACGCTTATTCTTGCAATCAATGAATTGCTATGCAATTCGTGATGCCCTTTTATCAGATGAGGCTGACTTAGGCATTTTTTATCGTGTGGGTAATGACGATGCATTACATATGGAGAATTTCGGCGATCAACCCCTTGTATTAGTCGCATCTCCTTTATTTGATACCTATGACTTCACTCGCTCCGGTCAACATATTCCTACCAGTTTCATCATAAATGAACCCGAGTGTATATTTCGTCAGATATTTGAGAGTAATTTAAGAGAGAGACGTATAACTCTTGAAAATACGGTTGAACTCTGGAGCATAGAAAGTATAAAAAAATGTGCAGCCAGCAATCTTGGAATAACATTTCTACCCAGATTCGCGGTTGAGCATGAACTGCAATCTGGAGTGTTAAAAGAATTACCTTTTTCAGATTCTCCAATAACAATTAATGCCCTTTGTGCCTACCATATTGACAGGACAGTGAGCCCTGCAATGAAAGTATTCCTTGAGTGTATGCAAGAATGCTTAGCGTGA
- the mtfA gene encoding DgsA anti-repressor MtfA, with the protein MIKWPWKNSQPQVQTLEHWQAAISIPLLAPLSDEERQQLVTLADQFLKQKRLIPLQELVLTEIMQQRIALLFSLPVLSLGMDALDGFHEVLVYPGPFIVEEEWQDDIGLVHTGKMVQSGQSWDQGPIVLNWQEVQDSFDLSGFNLIIHEVAHKLDIRSSGEATGVPLIPLRDIAVWEQHLHGAMDALQEEIDLVGEEAASMDPYAVHDPAECFAVLSEYFFSAPELLDERFPDLYRCFQKFYRQDPLARLKSWQSSVNYRAPSIY; encoded by the coding sequence ATGATTAAATGGCCGTGGAAAAACTCTCAACCTCAGGTGCAGACGCTTGAACACTGGCAAGCTGCGATTTCCATCCCGCTTCTCGCCCCCTTAAGCGATGAAGAACGCCAGCAACTGGTCACCCTTGCCGATCAGTTTCTGAAGCAAAAGCGCCTGATTCCGTTGCAGGAACTGGTGTTAACGGAAATCATGCAGCAGCGCATCGCCCTGTTGTTTTCCCTGCCGGTGCTGTCGTTGGGAATGGATGCGCTGGATGGCTTCCACGAAGTTTTGGTTTACCCCGGCCCGTTTATTGTCGAGGAAGAGTGGCAAGACGACATCGGGCTCGTGCATACGGGGAAAATGGTACAGTCCGGGCAAAGCTGGGATCAGGGGCCGATTGTTCTCAACTGGCAGGAAGTACAGGACTCCTTCGATCTCTCCGGTTTCAACCTCATCATTCATGAAGTCGCGCACAAGCTGGATATTCGCAGCAGCGGCGAAGCAACGGGGGTTCCCTTGATTCCCCTGCGCGATATTGCTGTCTGGGAACAGCATCTGCACGGTGCGATGGATGCTTTGCAGGAAGAGATCGATCTGGTTGGCGAAGAGGCCGCCAGCATGGATCCCTACGCCGTCCACGATCCGGCAGAGTGCTTTGCGGTATTGTCAGAATACTTTTTCAGCGCGCCCGAACTGCTCGACGAGCGTTTCCCCGACCTGTACCGCTGCTTCCAAAAATTCTATCGACAAGATCCACTCGCTCGCCTGAAAAGCTGGCAAAGCAGCGTCAACTACCGTGCCCCATCCATTTACTAA
- a CDS encoding metalloregulator ArsR/SmtB family transcription factor, with protein sequence MELDEVFKSLSNPTRRAILSWLKEPDLHFRDYIPLQLYDFSVYGVCASFIQDKAGLSQPATSLCLKALQDMDFVIATKVGRWTYYKRNDERLAEVMSLLTTELSTVLQTDLSP encoded by the coding sequence ATGGAATTAGATGAAGTTTTTAAAAGCCTGTCGAACCCGACCCGACGAGCAATTCTTTCCTGGCTCAAAGAGCCGGATTTGCATTTTCGCGACTACATTCCACTGCAGTTGTATGACTTCAGCGTTTATGGTGTTTGCGCAAGTTTCATACAGGATAAGGCGGGGTTATCTCAGCCAGCGACGTCACTGTGCCTCAAGGCCCTCCAGGATATGGATTTTGTGATTGCGACTAAAGTCGGCCGATGGACCTACTACAAGCGCAACGACGAACGACTGGCTGAAGTGATGTCATTGTTGACGACAGAGTTGTCGACGGTGTTACAGACGGATTTATCTCCCTGA